In Rhinatrema bivittatum chromosome 1, aRhiBiv1.1, whole genome shotgun sequence, a single genomic region encodes these proteins:
- the GPRIN3 gene encoding G protein-regulated inducer of neurite outgrowth 3, whose amino-acid sequence MGTVPDSQRSVKSPAVITSEEEASLGDLLASDHQCKQSNTDQNGNGIPLSVSKLGGLCSFDPNCNRVTETPKSEQLSGHNRCDTNQTVMSSPEDSRKDEEISSPTPEHSSNCEPQHSNDSENQTAMDSIPVVCSADVMPIIHEADQSFQSDLPTSLSATQSEPSIRVVDQSESETPNSSSEANTTQTKQTEKAPAKVILAPESAPLSPHVVVCEQDGTELASKLPKVANDSKTCPVAKIILEQGLEPSAQPLLVHTQVMLSAETGTAQPDQQKNQGRCKEIGTMTTQPEIWTRQDVEVQAVADVESKSVCTSPSILVAYLKENLSCEAKEKQDEMCVIYQDNATQKQSEHAGNLVQTDLIQNVILAPNVCSQASASDALNNQHVKPQSNSREPTDIVCKTSSDMAKSDLQSLESPKDSQTTYKGMSETQPIGVVLDGHDVPQIPPASPVLLNVIPVCQITIDTNAQQNECKKPVEMKKEPSQLIAVQANHHAESNQHCSTRSETVSSGIRERSMDVKSFQFRITDELGATQALINTDIKPKKEDKPISLQLEADINSNIGATGGSDEECLQVFVRQERLPEENEQLMKSSNLSLQSRTASDFNQNSVQPAPRFKKAWEDKKEQKLIASAMSTSEQQKSHSGKKSSPNTEAKGQVKQSRRVKDVVWDEQGMTWEVYGASMDPESLGIAIQNHLQRQIREHEKLIRAQCNQNRKSISSDTSSKKLKRRQHNVFQSILQNLRRPNCCVHPPPSSVLE is encoded by the coding sequence ATGGGGACTGTACCAGATTCTCAGAGATCTGTCAAATCACCTGCGGTTATTACTTCTGAAGAAGAAGCTAGCCTTGGAGACTTGCTTGCCTCTGATCATCAATGCAAACAGTCAAACACGGATCAGAATGGTAATGGCATTCCTTTGTCGGTGTCTAAACTTGGAGGGCTTTGCTCGTTTGACCCAAACTGCAATAGAGTTACAGAAACTCCCAAGAGTGAGCAGCTGTCCGGGCATAATAGATGTGATACCAACCAGACAGTCATGTCTTCTCCCGAGGATTCTAGAAAAGATGAAGAAATAAGTTCTCCAACACCAGAGCACTCTAGTAACTGTGAGCCACAGCATAGCAATGACTCTGAAAACCAAACTGCAATGGACAGCATCCCGGTTGTGTGTTCTGCAGATGTTATGCCAATCATCCATGAAGCTGACCAGTCCTTTCAAAGTGACCTGCCAACATCTCTTTCAGCAACGCAAAGTGAGCCCAGTATCAGGGTGGTAGATCAGTCAGAATCTGAGACCCCTAACAGTTCATCTGAAGCAAATActacacaaacaaaacaaactgaaaaagcaCCAGCAAAGGTCATTCTTGCACCCGAGTCCGCTCCGTTATCTCCTCATGTGGTAGTCTGTGAACAGGATGGAACAGAGCTTGCCTCCAAACTGCCAAAAGTTGCAAATGATTCGAAAACTTGTCCTGTTGCCAAAATCATCCTAGAACAGGGTCTTGAGCCATCTGCACAACCTCTCCTGGTTCACACACAAGTAATGCTCAGTGCAGAAACGGGGACAGCACAGCCGGACCAGCAGAAAAATCAAGGCAGGTGCAAAGAAATAGGTACAATGACAACCCAGCCTGAGATCTGGACTAGGCAGGATGTGGAGGTTCAGGCTGTGGCTGATGTAGAAAGCAAATCAGTATGCACAAGCCCAAGTATCCTTGTGGCTTATTTAAAGGAAAATCTTTCATGTGAAGCAAAGGAGAAGCAAGATGAAATGTGCGTCATATACCAGGACAATGCCACACAGAAGCAATCAGAACATGCTGGCAACTTAGTACAGACAGATCTTATCCAGAATGTTATACTTGCGCCAAATGTTTGCTCTCAAGCTTCTGCCAGTGATGCACTGAACAATCAACATGTCAAACCACAATCAAATTCAAGGGAACCAACTGACATAGTCTGTAAAACATCATCAGACATGGCAAAGTCTGATCTTCAAAGCCTAGAATCTCCCAAGGACTCCCAAACAACATATAAAGGTATGTCAGAAACTCAACCAATTGGTGTAGTCCTAGATGGCCATGACGTACCTCAAATACCACCAGCTTCCCCTGTATTACTGAATGTGATACCTGTTTGCCAAATTACCATTGATACTAATGCCCAACAAAATGAATGCAAGAAACCTGTGGAAATGAAAAAGGAACCATCTCAGCTTATAGCAGTGCAGGCCAACCACCATGCAGAAAGCAACCAGCATTGTAGCACTCGCAGTGAAACTGTGTCATCGGGGATCAGAGAACGCAGCATGGATGTAAAGTCTTTCCAGTTCAGAATCACTGATGAGCTGGGAGCTACACAAGCCCTAATCAATACAGACATAAagccaaagaaggaagacaagccAATTTCTCTGCAACTTGAGGCAGACATTAACAGCAATATTGGAGCTACTGGTGGCTCCGATGAGGAATGTCTTCAAGTTTTTGTCAGGCAAGAGCGACTCCCAGAGGAAAATGAGCAATTAATGAAGTCTAGCAACTTGAGCCTGCAGTCTCGCACGGCTTCAGATTTCAACCAGAATTCTGTGCAGCCTGCCCCTAGGTTCAAAAAGGCCTGGGAAGATAAGAAGGAACAAAAGCTGATTGCCTCCGCCATGTCTACCTCGGAGCAGCAAAAGTCTCATTCTGGGAAGAAGTCAAGCCCGAATACCGAGGCAAAAGGCCAGGTGAAGCAATCCAGGCGTGTCAAGGATGTTGTCTGGGATGAACAGGGCATGACATGGGAAGTTTATGGTGCTTCCATGGACCCAGAGTCTCTAGGGATTGCTATTCAGAACCACTTACAAAGACAGATACGAGAGCATGAAAAACTCATCAGGGCTCAGTGCAACCAGAACCGGAAGTCCATTTCCTCTGATACGTCGAGTAAAAAGCTCAAACGGAGGCAGCATAACGTGTTCCAGTCAATTCTTCAGAACTTGAGACGACCTAACTGTTGCGTccatcctcctccttcttctgtGTTGGAATGA